From the Carassius carassius chromosome 34, fCarCar2.1, whole genome shotgun sequence genome, the window atgtttttgcaagaagtctgttatgctcaccaaggctgcatttaatacattaaaaacaaatattgcgaaatattgttacaatttaaagtcactgtttactgtttaaattgaaatgtattcctgtgatcaaagctgaattttcagcatcattactccagtcttcagtgtcacatgagctttcagaaatcattattatatgctgatttgcatattaatattttaatttatatattttttaggatcctttgatgaatagaaagttcaaaagaacaattttgtaacattataactgtCTTATCTAGCATTcgtgatcagtttaatgcatacttgctgaataaaagtattaaaatcataaaaaatactgaccccaaacttttgccatattgtgctttttaaattgttttgtttgtttagattTACTTTCATGAATCACCATTAAGCACAATAAAAGGACTAAACGGTAAGCTTatgaattgtatttttaatgattttattattagcCAACTCCAAAATTACACCTGGGTTTGagatttttgttttagatttggTAGTGGCCTCAACAAGTTTAGAATAAGTataagtatatacagtatataataaaacaattccAGTCCACTGATATGATCATTTCTTGTGGACATCATTTTAAACAGATCGGGTTTTTTTTGGCATGTCGTTTTGGAGGCTGAAAAAGTTATTGTGTTTTGAGCAAAAACCAACATTTCATTTTAGAAGAGCATGCACTTATGaatcaaatttaataaaaaacatagggtctattttgatttcatgttgataaAGCAAACCACAGAAAGATGCATTAATCTCACCACTATTTGTTCCTCCGTTGCATAGGTCACCTTGCTGTCGTCAAAGTAATACCACTGACAATTATCCTTGTTTCGTGCATAACTAGTATCTAGAAGGGGACAAAagagaaatatttgtgtaatgttaTTGTCACTAATCAAAATAGCATGCAATTTTTGACATTAATATGGTTTAATAAAAGCTAAAAAGACTGATGCATACAGTGACCATCTCGGAGTCCACCGTAGTGGTTGGACACAGCGATCAGATCATATCTACAGGGTGGTTCAGTACTGTTCACGCTCTTCTTTAGGAGGAAACCTGAGAAGTCCAAATCCCTGCAGGCAAAGAATGAAAGCTGCTTTTCACCAGAGCAATAACAACATATGGAAAGAAATGTAATAGTTGGAGAATCAACCAATGAAGATAGTTAGTTtgctatataattatatataatttatatattgggAGGATGTGAAGGAACATTTATGAGCCTATGTTTCCATTATAATTATGCAATATATCACCAttacacaataataaataaatgaatgaatgaatgaatgaataacatTTACAACTGTACATTACCAATAAaaccaattaatacatttatacaaaggaAGCATTacattgatgaaaagtgacaacAAAAACATCACTAAGgttacaaaagttttattttaaataaatgctgttcttttaaaccttttattatttttcaaaaaaataaaccttTCTTGAAAataagtttacacaaaaatattatgtagCACAACTGTTCgcataattgataataataagggtTTTTTAAGCAGAAAATCAgtatatatattagaataatttctcaaggatcatgtgacactgaagtctgtagtaatgatgctgaaaattcagctttgcatcacaggaataaattacactctaaaatgcattcaaatagaaaatagttatacTAAATGatcttaatatttcacaatattattgatttactgtactttttatcaaataaatgcagtcttggtgagcattatagccttctttcaaaaacatttaaagggttagttcaccccaaaattaaaataagcccataaattactcaccctcaagtcattctaggtgtatatggctttcttcttccagacgaatccagtcagagttatattaaaatttgtctttgatctttcaagctgtttaatggcactcagcggtTGTTAaagtgcttcagtccaaaagaagtaaaataaaaagcacccacccttaataaaaagtgtctcacatggctccagggggtgaacaaagtcctcctgaagtgaatcgatgcatttttataataaaaacaacaatatttaaaacgtaataatcactttgatctagcttgtgctcacagttgtaaacagaatgacatatgaggtcagctttgcgcaTGCACAGCTCAGAAGTGACACATGGGGAAACGCAaaggagagatcaaaacaaaacaatagtcACTAATCAGAAgaacaaaacgaggatttgtaaagaagaatgttagaggatttcaatataagctAAGAGGatactggttttcctttgctaaagtaaggaaactttgcttcttttACTCCTGGTAACAAATGTTTACAAGAGACTCACCGGCGCATACCCAACGCTGACCTCATGATGTCATTCCACCGGAACTGCTTCCGTTTAACaactgtgagcgcaagctagattaaagtgattataacGGTTTGAATATGgaaatttttcttacaaaaacaagaaaaggagactttgttcaccccccggagcaatgtgagacactttttttttttttttaatggatgggcactttttatttcacttcttttggactgaagcactgcaacacccactgagtgcaattaaacagtttgaaagatcaaagacaatttttaatataactctgactggattcgtttgaaagaagaaagtcagatacacctaggatgacttgaaggGGAGTAATTAATgggcttattttcatttttgggcgaactgaCCCTTTAAAATCCtactaatcccaaacttttggACACTAGTGTATGTATGTCTTCATCTGACAAACAGTACTTCATCTTACCGCAGGGGGAACTCCACGATGGTATCCAGTTTCTCTCGAGAGTATTTTGTGTAGGAGAAACGCTTTAAATGGATAATAAGAACCTCTGGCAAAGACCATAGATCCAGTTTCTTAGTGGCAAGCTGATGCTTTTTACATGTTGGACAATACCTACAGACcaaataaacaaagacaaagtTACATGTGCAGAGGAAGCAATCCTGTTCTTTAAATTTACCTctagaaattatgaaaaaaatgcttCTGGCTTTAAATTATGCAGTTAACAACACAAAATGTTCCTCTTTCTTCATGCCCATAAAGGATAGATTGGAATAAAAGGCTAGATTCTTTGATAGAACCAAGTAGTAGATTACCAGGGGTTTTCCTCTTCCAGTGTCTCTACTGTGGTAAAGAGCGCTATAGATTCCTGCAGCTGCACTGTAATTTGCTGGTGAGGGACGTCCATGCTCTCATGCTTTATGTATTtctgcaaaaacataaaaaaacaaatgtttgcaACAGAAATGCTGCAGTTTACATAGTTCGAAACAGCCAAGACTGAAACTAAaggatttttatatttaattaattaaaggaccaaattaatattgaatttaagcatattttacatattaaaaagctttaaaaatcaCTGTGAGAGCAGAGCAGTGGTTCCTGACTGGTGAGGTACAAGGTGACATCATGGACATTCaagaaatacaataataaatgctatttttttttaaaccatttaactaATGCATTTTTAGGATAGCACAATAAggaatgtaaaaatgtttatttatttattttaatgatgtttacatttatgtacataaaCTTTGGTGCTGTGTTGGGATGAGAACCAATGTTTTTGATAAACTAGATAAGAGAAAAGCTAGGCAATGCAGTGCTGgtttaaaacactttatattcagttatattattattattattactgcactgacagttttttttttgctgattgaATTTGCAACATTAATACTGTTACTGAACTGAGTTAATAATTTAACTGACTTTTGTAGAGCTGCTTATAGCTGAACTGAACTTGTTTAAGAAATTGAGCAACTTTGCACCATTActtaactgaatcaacactgaccTGACTTCAGCTGAATAATCTTTTTAGAGCTTCTTTACAACAGAACTTGCATATCACCAATTATGTTGTTTTCCTGTTCATTAATGTGcagttgctttgaaacaatctgtattgtttaaagctctatataaGTGAAGGTGACCTGACTTGTCACTGCATTAGGAGCAATACTTTAAagcgaaagtgaaagtgacgtgtagTCAAGTATAGTGTCCCATACTCTGAATATGTACACTGCATTTAACCCAAACAAGtccacacacacagtagtgagtagtgaacacacacacagagcagtgggcagccatttttgctgcggaagctggggagcagttaggggtttggtgccttgctcaagggtctaaCCTCAGTCGTGATATTGAGGGTGGAGGAGAGCACTTGCAGATTCACTCCCCACAGACTCGAACCCTTGACCTTTgagttacaagtccgactctctaaccctTAGGCCACGACTGCCTTTAAGAGTATAACACTAAACCTCTAATGGAATAGACTGGATTGATCCCTGTATGAGAGATTACATTCATTTCCTAGTAAAAGAACAAACGCAAAGCATTTCTTAAGGATAAAAGAGTTCATTACTAATCCTACCTCTGCTTCATTCTCATTGTAGTACTTCTTCTTCATGTCAGGGTCCCAGTCGATGGCGATATATGGCTGAGCTAAACAGAAACAGTGAGTCACGCCATTAGGAGCAGGAACATTTGCACTTATGAATGTTCCGAGTTAAAAGATACCATGACTATAAAAAGATGTGAATTGAGCACCcagagaaataaaagacatgCAATCTCACTTTGTTATGACCCTCGCTTGTCCGCACATGACCCTGAAGTTGTACAAAAGCATCAGATGTGTAGAGAAGTCTGTAATAAATGGAGTTTCTCATTAGAGTACACTTACAGCTGAAAGAGAAGCTGCCATCCAACTCTCCCATCCCTCGCTCTGTGGTACCATTAGAGTTGACCGCCTGCATGGTAAAGAGGGCTTTTTTCTGCCTCTCAGTGTAGCGCCGTCTTCCCGGAAGCATCTTATTTGCCTGCGCGCAAGATGCATGCTGCTCTTCATCTTCGTCCTCTTCCTTCTTGCCCGAAGGTTCAGCGTCAACACTTTGGTCCCCGTCAGTGGCGTTTTGGTTGTTGGTGTCAATGTTGCCACATGCTGATTGGCCCTCCTCTGTGCTCCTGCCCCGGTCTGGTCCGCTGCTCGACTCCTCCTCCTCAGCTTTCTCCTCCCCCTCGCTGCTCGGGCTGGCTTCTGATTGGCAGTTGTTCTGCCCTTCGGTCTGATTGCTTTCTTGAGTCACTTCCTCTTTATTGGATGGCCCTGTCTCCCCAGAGTCTTCCTCACCTTCATCTGTTCAAAAATGGATCATTATTGGTACACTAAATGCTTGgggtcatttaacatttttgaaagaagtatcttataataatattgtaaaatattatgtcaattaaaataaatatgtcccatttaaatatatatgttaaaatgtaatttattcctgatatgcaatgctgaattttcagcatcattactccagtactcagtgtcacatgatccttcagaaatgattctaatatgctaattggctgctcaagaaacattttttttttaagaaacattaaatcttctgtaacattatgaatgactTCATcacttttaatgcatccttgcagaataaatgtattaatttattttaaaataaaaaactaagttATACCATCACTAACTCCATTGGTCTGTGCCTTgtacaactcttcctcttcttcttcctcctctacTTCTTCTGAAGGGTCTAGTGGACGGACATATCGCCTATGTAGGGACACAATCATGACTCATATGAACGCCAACCCAACTTTggcctttaaaaacaaaatgcactCAAAAACCAGTGATACTGAAATAAACAATCACAATAACACCAATATGATCACAGAAGACACAAGAAGCAGTTAGTTACCAGATGCATTTATACAAAGAAGCATATAATTgactgcataaatgtaaaaatgtaaaaatatttgtatggACAATTATCAATAGGAcgcagttaaaaaaaacataataaaggaAAAATACAAAGCATATGTagaattaaaaatgtttgattcCAGGACTAATGACATATctggtaacatttttataatcgaATTAATATTACGGTTTTTGTTTATTGTTGAAATAATGTCTATCATGATCACTGTATGTGTTTTCCttctataacaaaaaaaaaaaaacataaatgtacagcatactgaaaataaaatgatccTGATATTTAATCAAAACTAGCTTGTGACCAAACGAACATGACCGGCTAGACTTACGCCAGTCTTTTCAGGAGGAGCTGGTAAAGATCTTCCCTTGTGCACTGGTTGCGTGGCACAGATATCAGCAGCGGGTGACCAAACAGGGAGGTGCCATAGCTGTTGCTGCCTGAGCCGTAATCTCTGTAATGGGAGCGTTCACGCATGTAGATGGCCATAACCACCTCCTCACCATCCTGATCCACACAACCGCTGCTCAGCTGATACCTGCATCAACACACCACACCAACTGTCTGGAGATGCACCTTTGATacatattattttagttttctttcctTAAAAGATGAAAACCTAATGCATtgtgaattatattttgaaataaactacattatatatattgaaaaaaaaagttcaaagatTTGGAAAAGTCAAGACACTCacaacaactgaaaaaaagaatatgtatatataattttatagaaATGACTAAttatattatgaattatatttagaaaataaactcCATTATATATTATCCAGGTGTATTTACTCTGTGCACCAGAGTAAAACACCAACATACAAAGCAACAAAATGAGATAAATTTAaaggggggtgattcttttctataaccCACTTCatgtatatatatctttttttatgaaTTCCCATTGACAATATTGTCAGGTAATTGGAAATGAATGAACCAGGCTTTATAAACACTGTATATTTGTAATAACACTGTATGTTTACTGTTTACTCAGATTAGTTCTATCTTACACAAATATATCGTCCCGGTCCAGTATGCAGCTTAAGAATTCATCAGTTTGGTAAATCCTATAGAAGCGGTGATTGAAAACATCAGCCACAGCCATCTGTGAAGAGCAGACCAATTATGAGCTCAGAACAAAAACTTTAAATGGGTTTGGATTCTTGACGACATGGATACAGGGCCATATCATTAATTAAACCaagattatatgtgaccctggagcacaaaaccagtcttaagtcgctggggtatatttttagcaatagcccaaaaaaatatattgtatgggtcacaataataaattttacttttatgccaaaaatcattacgatattaagtaaagatcatgttccataaagatactGCAtatgatatgcattgctaagaattcatttggacaacctcaaaggcgattttctcagtatttagatttttttgcaccctcagattctagattttcaaatagttgtatctcggctaaatattgtcagatcctaataaaacatacatcaatagaaagcttatttattcagcttaatTAGATTAAAgaaaacttaagactggttttgtggtccagggtcatatatcaATAAAAATTTATCAATACATTTTGCCAGTGTTTCAGTAGTTAAGAGGCTTGTTTGAACCTGGCTGGGAGGGAGGCCTGTTGCCTGAGAGAGGGCAGTGCACAAATCAATCACTCTGCCAGCTTTAGGGACAATCAGACGATACTGCAGAGGGAAGACAGACACAATCATCAGTCACCAGGATGAGCAAAACTCACAGTAAAGCAGTACTAAAAAAAGCCTTACTAAACGCTTTTCAACAGAACTACTTTGCCTTAAGCAAGACCGGCTCTGATGACATCATCAAACACCACCAGCTGTCTTCCTGTTTACAAACCTGCAGTGTTAAATCATTCACATCTGCCAAACTCATAGCATGGGCTCAGTCATAATGAGCATGTCTGTCGTGCTGCACATATGCTGCCTTTCCTGCCAAAAATGACTGAGCATTTTgttattttgctgtttttttttccattatatgatattatacaaACCTGGGTGGGTTTGGCCGTGGGATCCAGTGACACATAGAACACCTCCATGACCCTCTCCTTACTAACAGGTAAGGGCACACTCAAGTAGCAGAAGGGGTCGAACGTCACAGAGACCTTGTTGCACTCAGGACACACCAGCGTTGACTTAAACAACCCGTGGAATGTGTCGACGATGACCGAATCGTTCCGCCGTAAATGGTTGCGCCATGCTTCCTCAGCCACTTCCTTTAAGGAATAAATAGAAATTAGATTATCATAGGAAAACTATGTTTTGTAGTAGAGATATTAATATGGTTAGCTTTAGAGGTCGAACCAATAGTGGATTTTACAGAGACTAAGCTTGAAAAACTGGTTGATAACAAATCTTTATGAATGAAAACGTTCAACCGAATAAAATAGAatggaatttatttattcatttacacaCTTTGTTTATAAACACGAGTGACAACAGCATTTGATAAATGAACTATTAATAAAGATAGATTCTTTGTGTACTATAATGTGTGTGTAAAGCACCTGGTCAGGTCTGCCATCAGCATCCCGGAGTTCAATATACTCCTTCTTTTTGACCCGGTTGAGGTCTTCATGTAGACCGTCCAAAAGGAAAGACAGCAGCTCCTGAGAGTCGTGTTGCTGGTAGCCCAGAAACTGTGACGCAAAGTGGCCGACCTTAGTCtgcaaagacaaaaacaaacaaggcTGCTTAATTATCTGCACTACTAATGGAGCaagactaaaaacaaacaaacagaatttaAGTGTTTAAAGCCTATAAATGACTTAAATTTATCATATGTGAgagtaaacacatttaaaatgtaaataaaatattccttttttgaataaaagctgttcttattcatcatagaatcctgaaTACAATGTATCATCAGTATATTTTAtaacaaatcagtatattttcatgatttctgaaggaatggCTGCTAAATTCAGCCTTGATTCACAaaacatatttgtaaatatattcaaatagaaaacagttaatttaaattgtaataatatttcacaatattcctaaaacattacataaataacagatcaaataaatgcagccttggtgagcagaagagacgtcTTCCAAAAACATTAAACGATTATTGTACTCGTAGTTGTTTTTGTATATTAAGCTTTTATTAATAAACCTTTATTGATAGAAATGCAGAAAGGCAATCATATGAAGAAGAGGGGAAACAGTATAGTATCTGAAATGAACCAACTGATTTGAGTTCTGCTGGTGTCCGTGAAcaagttttgcattaaaaatgctAATGCAGAGTGATCACTACAATTAGGTTACCTTAAACACCCGAGGAACCACAGAATAGTGCCTGCCGGACCACATCTGTTTGATGACATCTGCATAGGCTTCTGCAATTTCTCCCTTCATGCCTAAAGGGTTGGTGAAGTTCAGCTCCTCCAGATATGAGTTCTTCAGAAAGTACTCAGTCAGTGGCGGTGTGTTACTTAGACACTGCAGGGGGGAAAATGCACACTTTACTTTAAGAAATGCCTTTATTATGAGTGTTCAGTGTGCATGACCTCTGACCTGTAAAGCTGAGTTCATGAAGCAGGTGTTGCCTAGGTTTGTGAGGCCACACACTCCAGGAGGGCCTTGATACGAGTCCTCATCAGAGTTCCGCCTGGAGACAAAAAATTCCATAAttccaaatattaaataaaatgcgaGTGATGTTTTAAAGTCCAAAGAGCTACCCACCTAAACAGCATTTCTGCATGAGACAACTGCATTTCAATTTTTGATTTGGACAAACTTTCAAACATATTTACAGTGGCCAAAAATACTGGCTAGGTAGGTAGCTTGCTATGTTTGaattatttttgagaattatAACTTTAGTCAAATGTTTTGCAGCACAACCAGTTATAATTAGTTTTTATACAACAATTTTCGACTTTTTGACAGTTACACTAAAATTACAATTAAGAATTAAATGTTAAGGCCATCTGTTAATACTTTTCAGTTACAAACCACACAATC encodes:
- the LOC132114881 gene encoding ubiquitin carboxyl-terminal hydrolase 11-like isoform X2 encodes the protein MLHLSNSVLMKKQTCLRLERPVDLDSYHLKERLTENDDFVLVPAEAWHKLLSWYDMMDDQPPLERMVVDLPSTVKVEVYPVEVYLCLSSNLESTVSGRFSRADKINAIHQKIRQHFNVSETAESRLWMRNTDSSSERLRNLNMTVLDSCLSSGMTVIMEIRNADGTWPTSRPQIMRNSDEDSYQGPPGVCGLTNLGNTCFMNSALQCLSNTPPLTEYFLKNSYLEELNFTNPLGMKGEIAEAYADVIKQMWSGRHYSVVPRVFKTKVGHFASQFLGYQQHDSQELLSFLLDGLHEDLNRVKKKEYIELRDADGRPDQEVAEEAWRNHLRRNDSVIVDTFHGLFKSTLVCPECNKVSVTFDPFCYLSVPLPVSKERVMEVFYVSLDPTAKPTQYRLIVPKAGRVIDLCTALSQATGLPPSQMAVADVFNHRFYRIYQTDEFLSCILDRDDIFVYQLSSGCVDQDGEEVVMAIYMRERSHYRDYGSGSNSYGTSLFGHPLLISVPRNQCTREDLYQLLLKRLARYVRPLDPSEEVEEEEEEEELYKAQTNGVSDDEGEEDSGETGPSNKEEVTQESNQTEGQNNCQSEASPSSEGEEKAEEEESSSGPDRGRSTEEGQSACGNIDTNNQNATDGDQSVDAEPSGKKEEDEDEEQHASCAQANKMLPGRRRYTERQKKALFTMQAVNSNGTTERGMGELDGSFSFSSQPYIAIDWDPDMKKKYYNENEAEKYIKHESMDVPHQQITVQLQESIALFTTVETLEEENPWYCPTCKKHQLATKKLDLWSLPEVLIIHLKRFSYTKYSREKLDTIVEFPLRDLDFSGFLLKKSVNSTEPPCRYDLIAVSNHYGGLRDGHYTSYARNKDNCQWYYFDDSKVTYATEEQIVTSAAYLLFYQRQDKIRRPTIPPPIPSSTQTENHISSQTGEGMDGAASCVSMETD
- the LOC132114881 gene encoding ubiquitin carboxyl-terminal hydrolase 11-like isoform X1; its protein translation is MAANSSIGSATEPPGLDTQWREIDNLNQQQLRAGDSWYLLDKRWYDQWKEYVHTRDQNSSSYPGKIDNTELFEDLDSYHLKERLTENDDFVLVPAEAWHKLLSWYDMMDDQPPLERMVVDLPSTVKVEVYPVEVYLCLSSNLESTVSGRFSRADKINAIHQKIRQHFNVSETAESRLWMRNTDSSSERLRNLNMTVLDSCLSSGMTVIMEIRNADGTWPTSRPQIMRNSDEDSYQGPPGVCGLTNLGNTCFMNSALQCLSNTPPLTEYFLKNSYLEELNFTNPLGMKGEIAEAYADVIKQMWSGRHYSVVPRVFKTKVGHFASQFLGYQQHDSQELLSFLLDGLHEDLNRVKKKEYIELRDADGRPDQEVAEEAWRNHLRRNDSVIVDTFHGLFKSTLVCPECNKVSVTFDPFCYLSVPLPVSKERVMEVFYVSLDPTAKPTQYRLIVPKAGRVIDLCTALSQATGLPPSQMAVADVFNHRFYRIYQTDEFLSCILDRDDIFVYQLSSGCVDQDGEEVVMAIYMRERSHYRDYGSGSNSYGTSLFGHPLLISVPRNQCTREDLYQLLLKRLARYVRPLDPSEEVEEEEEEEELYKAQTNGVSDDEGEEDSGETGPSNKEEVTQESNQTEGQNNCQSEASPSSEGEEKAEEEESSSGPDRGRSTEEGQSACGNIDTNNQNATDGDQSVDAEPSGKKEEDEDEEQHASCAQANKMLPGRRRYTERQKKALFTMQAVNSNGTTERGMGELDGSFSFSSQPYIAIDWDPDMKKKYYNENEAEKYIKHESMDVPHQQITVQLQESIALFTTVETLEEENPWYCPTCKKHQLATKKLDLWSLPEVLIIHLKRFSYTKYSREKLDTIVEFPLRDLDFSGFLLKKSVNSTEPPCRYDLIAVSNHYGGLRDGHYTSYARNKDNCQWYYFDDSKVTYATEEQIVTSAAYLLFYQRQDKIRRPTIPPPIPSSTQTENHISSQTGEGMDGAASCVSMETD